One Pieris napi chromosome 24, ilPieNapi1.2, whole genome shotgun sequence DNA window includes the following coding sequences:
- the LOC125061937 gene encoding E3 SUMO-protein ligase RanBP2-like isoform X2 has product MYKNKKDVDKHVEKLLSKLSPKDFNARAYTVARLYFEVGDYGSCQKYLEQYLTYKANNAAAHKLLGLTFRKLGLKDKALEELKISLDLDPGQTNIILDICELLADDDVIIDAGRARYWCEKAELAFPKHPITFKLRERLLAVANPNPEAIVNLLTSELAARPKDAVLHVRLLKHYLSTNKMKEAFDHSCNVEFENAHFLNNIIWYETLSEVLKCNADKIVDWLYQLLLLTVKERLCTLSETEVPQGSSMSLLESKELLQEYDQAIVSVAKAGPMSGYAEFHSHLLRHHRGQFAFLAATLLLKRAKKEKLNWYDATKLSSLLLLTAWQTSPIDPHPTWLTGSPEKQKSAVFRWYREASYRCSQSGHMILGNNQDKGHLFLDQISQFCSSNNWKDKLFENIYVSKDERAKAESYITSNSFQAPSSKLPQKLEVQAFDDEAQKLYPNSLHHFVWILSNYTKFSDFKCTIFDMLSPSITSCGPESLSKLDILAFLYSATLSAKKQKEKRNYIAADVPNLIPANISDLLCSLPQLKWWDCAYKFTQNELGSEYTDIRSTLSRGIEVVRCVDNHGLDPELLCILGRIFSSLSKQSTIDDKSMLESRAYLYYASAVPLLEKLKSKSMVKLPSKRLFAYSHNELDNKQLNTLLHESKLYIALKNYYDDEYVKAIEYFTDLKSPESYFYLGASYHKIANEEKLIKNNDRNSKFITLLGKSKYYAYKALEGIKHIESYKLLPLYSNIQDLIEDVESSLSIVDSNISFSVLHDGDTKFSSDENVSEIDSAPLRLPYSHHNLSSTPKASKNQVNMNSTNYRTALDSQVFNNSHVDQQNLKVIEEQIKNLQKRDATIEDFKEQTRNWFDENKRLGNQIINTIHSNIEQTTEQFKLLKLSVEEVKDQVSECRKECKDVADLKKQIAELKKEVNKLKKSEQTIDESDLYNLNDDYRANENATFATQIPFAPPQVIPPFAQRLVPPFPVPPNPYQLYGQNFCNLYNQFSQLTQNTAVPVSSAMFNPNQGQPTYPGIYPTSDQMYLDMANLVQPGIPQAPVVVPNLSNIPVVPIGPTTLVASTSSAVASKIITPTSNAKPVARSLPVNVVITSSDPLPSCTSTPAPILSVTIPQKHIKGSPHNYQIQMPSSTEAKSVIPPIFNLSAAKDATPGSTLSDNLSLWNKPAMSENFFTSEVSKSVIDGPYKSSSPNTSLNKSRTLSEKSNTSVDYDPCPDFKPIIPLPAEVKVTTGEESETSIFSARAKLFRFVDKQWKERGIGEMKLLKHNVTGKVRVLMRREQVHKICANHIIVPEMEIKPMKNETKAYFWVANDFAEESLILEKFCIRFKTADTAKEFFDTFEKARSESSSTDVKTSNENIKEKTVIPTTEDKSDPSISKPTIGGFTFSSTPTFKTVTETPKKEAVKDETPTSKVNVFSGITFKNASSSPFGNVFGSTSSSAMDSKETKSSGNASTSDLVEEFEPTAEFKPVVPLPALVEQKTGEEDEIVLFEHRAKLLRFDGPAKEWKERGLGNIKLLKNKDNNQKVRLLMRREQIMKVCCNHAITKDITFVKMPNMDKAVTWCAKDFSEGELMSETFCLRFKTVQACNDFIDAVKKAQSNIGDDVKAAVKEENVAKSNSSGFGNQFKPKPGSWYCTACYTNNLESFTKCACCEKQKPQSTSSSQPTAVVQTKTQSSWGDQFKPKSGTWECKQCLVRNQAESVNCSACNSPGDHNTNIKTEDGPKEDAPKFNFGITQPAKPSEPAKTPAVSGWGDKFKVKEGSWECKQCFVRNEKDKEVCPACNSPRNPGATATAATTAAPAATTPKFSFGIPQKAVEQPAPVSLFNTNASQTFKFGIAKESTPKPFGVDANGSDAPINFSTKKTETVTAVQKPALLPTPTSNLTFGSKEGGTFHFALKPKSPTKGKSPIKSPKSKGDESGDEEYVSDDEGASIHFSPVIPMPDKIDVVTGEENEDELYGHRAKLFIFTDTEWKERGLGIIKILKNKNSGNVRVLMRREQIHKICLNHILSPDVIYKPKDEKTWLFAANDFSEGELHLQQFCIRFQNKTIALEFKNEIDKAIESKFGSQGKDDDVIFVSETEASEDDKRRAKELMLPDNFFTYSEKEPCKGCRGCEEDIMETPRKPSKTEASLQSTTNSVYGTPLDRTIDTTTFGTPLTSIFKESDRSEKDSFATRLQASSKSSILAPPKLNTSSNDETSTQKSIFKSAEQNQSLFGSPKEQSKSIFGCVFASTYQSKLTDQNKSVVGATDQSKSVFGSTGQNKSVFGPTDQSKSVFGSTEQNKSVFGPTDQSKSVFGSTEQNKSVFGLTGQTKSVFGSTEQNKSVFGPTDQSKSVFGSTEQNKSVFGLTGQTKSVFGSTEQNKSVFGSTDQSKPIFGSTEQNKSVFGTSDQSKPIFGSTEQSKSVFGSTVQNKSIFGSTNQNNSIFGSTDQNKSVFGSTDQSKPMFGSTEQNKSMFGSADQNKPIFGSTIQNKSVFGSNEPEVKSIFSTDNQKPVNYFSSPTQGSLFGPTVQAESKLSDVLGQANTQDTKAPNVGSEKSDEIVNKLLVAESLSFADLSTTEPVIQNKSNDFKWEGAGLQLFSSARDQSTDNDKTGDEEYDPHYEPIVPLPDKIVVTTGEEDEEKVFGERCKLYRFDEKSREWKERGVGEMKILYHPNRQTYRLLLRREQVHKAVLNMLIFMDLELLPMKNSNSAWTWAGSNYVDGNASQETLAVRFKSVELANSFRDKVLQCVRKLQVAAADAIRKEKEEKENPYGSLAPLRLPKGMAESSRADVSQPETSQTENGDGDQADGVKQVHFENEEEYEHDYDEDYDGYYNEEEEEESAMYYACDGEVILEQEEIRNTVEEAHIQVLFDQDVCSPKILITDNNTGEILADMLIHTDTVFQISGDSCSWSGLDYTSNIPANKNITVNFPDSETTMDFYDSCETSKASTYESHDPES; this is encoded by the exons ATGTATAAGAACAAAAAAGACGTCGACAAACACGTGGAAAAGCTACTGTCGAAATTATCACCAAAAGAC tttaacGCTCGAGCCTACACGGTTGCCCGATTATATTTTGAAGTAGGAGACTATGGAAGCTGCCAAAAATACTTGGAACAATATCTTACCTACAAAGCTAACAATGCAGCCGCGCATAAGCTTCTCGGACTGACTTTTAGAAAACTTGGACTGAAAGATAAAGCTCTGGAAGAGCTTAAAATATCTCTGGACCTAGACCCTGGCCAAACAAATATCATCTTGGATA tttGTGAGTTGCTTGCTGATGATGATGTTATTATTGATGCTGGACGAGCCAGGTATTGGTGTGAAAAAGCAGAATTGGCATTTCCCAAACATCCTATCACCTTTAAACTTAGAGAAAGACTTTTAGCTGTAGCCAACCCTAACCCTGAAGCAATAGTAAACCTACTTACATCTGAACTAGCTGCTCGACCAAAAGATGCTGTCCTTCATGTGCGCTTGTTGAAGCATTATTTATCAACCAATAAAATGAAAGAAGCATTTGATCACAGTTGCAATGTAGAGTTTGAGAATGCTCATTTTCTAAACAACATAATCTGGTATGAAACATTGTCGGAAGTTCTGAAATGCAATGCAGATAAAATCGTTGATTGGCTATACCAATTGCTATTATTAACTGTCAAAGAAAGACTTTGTACTCTAAGTGAAACTGAAGTACCCCAAGGATCATCAATGAGCTTATTGGAATCTAAAGAACTCCTTCAGGAATATGACCAAGCCATAGTGTCAGTTGCTAAAGCTGGTCCTATGTCTGGTTATGCAGAATTTCATTCTCATCTTTTGAGACACCATCGTGGACAATTTGCATTCCTCGCTGCAACATTACTACTTAAGAGAGCTAAGAAAGAGAAACTTAATTGGTATGATGCTACAAAGTTGTCTTCATTGTTACTGCTAACTGCATGGCAAACATCACCAATAGATCCTCATCCTACTTGGTTAACTGGTTCACCGGAGAAACAAAAGTCAGCTGTTTTTCGGTGGTATAGAGAAGCCTCATATAGATGCTCCCAATCAGGACATATGATTCTTGGAAACAACCAAGACAAAGGCCATCTATTCCTAGATCAAATATCACAATTTTGTAGCAGCAACAATTGGAAAGATAAACTATTTGAGAATATTTATGTGAGTAAAGATGAGAGAGCTAAAGCCGAATCTTATATCACATCGAATTCATTTCAAGCACCATCATCGAAACTTCCCCAAAAATTAGAAGTGCAAGCCTTTGATGATGAAGCTCAGAAACTTTATCCAAATTCACTTCATCATTTTGTTTGGATTCTGTCAAACTACACAAAGTTTTCAGACTTTAAATGTACCATATTTGACATGCTTTCACCGTCCATAACTTCTTGTGGGCCAGAGTCATTGAGTAAATTAGATATATTAGCATTCCTCTACTCTGCCACTTTGTCGGCTAAGAAACAGAAAGAAAAACGCAACTATATTGCAGCAGATGTACCAAACCTTATACCTGCCAATATTTCTGATTTATTATGTTCCTTGCCCCAACTTAAATGGTGGGACTGtgcatataaatttacacagaATGAGTTAGGAAGTGAATACACAGATATCCGCTCAACATTAAGTAGAGGAATAGAAGTGGTACGCTGTGTGGACAACCACGGCTTGGATCCTGAACTACTTTGTATTCTTGGTCGTATATTTAGTAGTTTATCTAAACAAAGTACGATAGATGATAAAAGTATGCTTGAGTCTAGGGCGTATCTTTACTATGCTTCTGCCGTTCCTCttctagaaaaattaaaatcaaaatcaatggTTAAACTGCCTAGCAAAAGGCTTTTTGCTTATTCACACAATGAATtagataataaacaattaaacacACTATTACATGAAAGTAAATTGTATATTGCTCTGAAAAATTACTATGATGATGAGTATGTAAAAgcaattgaatattttaccGATTTAAAATCACCTGAAAGTTATTTCTACCTCGGTGCATCATACCACAAGATTGCAAATGAAGAAAAACTAATCAAGAATAATGATAGAAACTCAaagtttattacattattggGAAAATCTAAGTATTATGCTTATAAAGCACTTGAAGGTATAAAACATATAgaatcatacaaattgttgCCTCTATATTCCAATATTCAAGATCTCATAGAGGATGTTGAGTCTTCTCTTAGTATTGTGGATTCAAAcatttcattttcagttttacaTGATGGTGATACTAAGTTTTCATCGGATGAAAATGTTTCTGAAATTGATAGTGCTCCTTTGAGACTTCCATATAGTCACCACAATCTGAGTTCTACACCTAAGGCATCAAAGAACCAGGTAAATATGAATTCAACCAATTATAGAACGGCATTGGACTCACAAGTGTTCAATAACAGTCACGTTGATCAGCAGAATCTAAAAGTCATTGAAGAGCAGATAAAGAATCTCCAAAAGAGAGATGCTACAATAGAAGACTTTAAAGAACAGACGAGGAACTGGTTTGATGAAAATAAAAGGTTAGGAAATCAAATTATCAACACAATTCATTCCAATATTGAACAAACAACAGAACAGTTTAAGCTTTTAAAGTTGTCAGTAGAAGAAGTCAAAGATCAAGTGTCTGAATGTCGAAAAGAATGTAAAGATGTTGCAGACCTAAAGAAACAAATTGCCGAACTAAAGAAagaagttaataaattaaagaaatccGAGCAGACAATAGATGAAAGTGAtctgtataatttaaatgatgaCTATCGCGCCAATGAAAATGCAACATTTGCCACACAGATACCTTTTGCTCCACCGCAAGTTATTCCTCCATTTGCACAAAGATTGGTACCACCATTTCCAGTACCACCAAATCCTTATCAGTTGTATGGACAAAACTTTTGCAATCTCTATAATCAATTTTCCCAACTCACACAAAACACAGCAGTTCCGGTTTCATCTGCAATGTTTAATCCGAACCAAGGACAACCAACTTACCCAGGCATTTATCCCACATCTGACCAAATGTACCTTGATATGGCAAACCTAGTTCAGCCGGGGATCCCCCAAGCACCTGTAGTGGTTCCAAACCTTTCAAATATCCCTGTGGTCCCTATTGGACCCACTACTTTAGTCGCTTCTACATCATCAGCCGTTGCGAGTAAAATTATAACACCAACGTCAAATGCTAAACCAGTAGCGCGATCATTGCCTGTCAATGTCGTTATTACATCATCGGATCCTTTACCTTCCTGTACTTCGACACCTGCTCCAATACTAAGCGTCACTATTCCACAGAAACATATAAAAGGGAGTCCACATAATTATCAAATACAAATGCCTTCTAGCACAGAGGCTAAATCAGTTATTCCACCCATTTTTAATCTATCAGCCGCAAAAGATGCAACACCGGGTTCTACTCTGTCGGATAATCTATCTCTGTGGAATAAACCTGCTATGAGTGAGAATTTTTTCACTTCCGAAGTATCTAAATCAGTTATAGATGGGCCATACAAATCCTCATCACCAAACacaagtttaaataaatctaggACTTTATCTGAAAAAAGTAACACCTCTGTTGATTACGATCCCTGTCCAGATTTTAAGCCCATAATTCCGTTGCCAGCAGAAGTGAAAGTAACAACAGGAGAAGAGAGTGAAACTTCGATATTTAGCGCTCGGGCAAAATTATTCCGTTTCGTAGATAAACAATGGAAAGAGAGAGGCATCGGTGAAATGAagcttttaaaacataatgttACTGGAAAAGTCAGAGTCCTAATGCGTAGGGAACAAGTGCATAAAATATGTGCGAATCACATAATTGTTCCAGAAATGGAAATCAAACCTATGAAGAATGAAACAAAAGCCTACTTTTGGGTGGCTAATGATTTTGCTGAAGAATCTTTGATATTAGAGAAATTCTGCATACGATTTAAGACTGCAGACACTGCTAAAGAATTTTTCGATACCTTTGAAAAGGCGAGAAGTGAAAGTTCTTCAACTGATGTGAAAACGTcgaatgaaaatattaaagaaaaaactgtaATTCCGACTACTGAAGATAAAAGTGATCCATCAATCAGCAAACCTACTATTGGTGGATTCACTTTCAGTAGTACTCCTACATTTAAAACTGTAACAGAAACACCTAAAAAAGAGGCTGTTAAGGATGAAACACCAACATCTAAAGTTAACGTCTTCAGTGGTATCACTTTTAAGAATGCAAGCAGTTCTCCGTTTGGCAACGTTTTTGGTTCTACATCCAGTTCAGCGATGGACAGTAAAGAGACGAAATCATCCGGCAACGCAAGCACGTCCGATCTTGTTGAGGAGTTTGAACCAACAGCTGAGTTTAAACCAGTAGTTCCGTTACCAGCTTTAGTTGAACAAAAGACTGGCGAAGAAGACgaaatagtattatttgaaCATCGAGCAAAGTTATTGAGATTTGATGGACCAGCTAAAGAATGGAAAGAAAGAGGTTTAgggaatattaaattattaaaaaataaagacaatAATCAGAAAGTGCGTCTACTTATGCGAAGAGAGCAAATAATGAAGGTTTGCTGTAATCACGCTATTACTAAGGACATTACATTTGTGAAAATGCCGAACATGGACAAGGCTGTGACATGGTGCGCTAAAGATTTTTCTGAAGGTGAACTGATGTCTGAAACCTTTTGTCTCCGTTTTAAAACAGTGCAGGCTTGTAATGATTTCATTGATGCAGTAAAGAAAGCTCAATCTAATATAGGAGATGACGTAAAAGCTGCCGTAAAAGAAGAAAATGTCGCTAAATCCAATTCCAGTGGCTTTGGTAATCAGTTTAAACCTAAGCCAGGATCTTGGTACTGTACAGCATGTTATACAAACAACTTGGAAAGCTTTACTAAATGTGCTTGCTGTGAGAAGCAGAAACCACAGAGTACTTCTTCGAGTCAGCCCACTGCTGTAGTCCAAACTAAAACACAAAGCTCCTGGGGTGATCAGTTCAAACCTAAATCAGGCACTTGGGAATGCAAGCAGTGTCTCGTCCGAAATCAGGCCGAAAGCGTTAATTGTAGCGCGTGTAATAGCCCTGGAGACCACAACACCAATATAAAGACTGAAGATGGGCCGAAAGAAGACGCTCCCAAGTTTAACTTTGGCATCACACAACCAGCGAAACCAAGTGAACCCGCCAAAACACCAGCCGTTTCCGGTTGGGGTGataaattcaaagtcaaagAAGGGTCATGGGAGTGCAAGCAATGCTTCGTACGTAATGAGAAAGATAAAGAAGTGTGTCCAGCATGCAATAGTCCAAGAAATCCCGGTGCAACAGCAACAGCAGCAACAACAGCAGCACCAGCAGCAACAACCCCGAAGTTTTCGTTTGGTATCCCACAAAAGGCAGTGGAACAACCTGCTCCCGTATCTCTGTTTAATACAAATGCTTCGCAAACATTTAAATTCGGCATTGCTAAAGAGTCCACTCCTAAACCATTTGGCGTAGATGCGAATGGTAGTGATGCCCCGATAAATTTCAGTACTAAAAAAACTGAGACTGTTACCGCAGTCCAAAAACCCGCTTTGTTACCTACCCCCACATCGAATCTTACCTTCGGGTCTAAAGAAGGCGGCACATTTCATTTCGCTTTAAAACCAAAATCACCAACAAAGGGAAAGAGCCCGATTAAATCTCCAAAAAGTAAGGGTGACGAAAGTGGTGATGAGGAATATGTTTCTGATGATGAGGGAGCCAGTATACATTTTAGCCCAGTGATTCCAATGCCGGACAAG attgaTGTCGTAACTGGAGAAGAAAATGAAGACGAACTTTATGGACACAgggcaaaattatttatcttcaCAGACACTGAATGGAAAGAAAGAGGTCttggaataattaaaatattaaaaaacaaaaattcagGAAATGTGAG AGTGTTAATGCGACGTGAAcaaatccacaaaatatgtttGAACCACATCCTTTCACCCGATGTCATTTATAAACCCAAAGATGAGAAAACATGGTTATTCGCTGCCAATGATTTCAGCGAAGGAGAATTGCACTTACAACAATTCTGTATTCGAttccaaaacaaaacaattgcGCTGGAGTTTAAAAACGAAATTGATAAAGCAATTGAGAGCAAATTTGGCTCACAGGGCAAGGACGATGACGTCATCTTTGTTTCTGAAACTGAGGCGTCTGAAGATGACAAGCGAAGAGCCAAAGAGTTGATGTTACCTGATAATTTCTTTACGTACTCAGAAAAAGAACCGTGTAAAGGATGTCGCGGCTGTGAAGAAGATATTATGGAAACGCCCAGAAAGCCATCAAAAACAGAAGCATCTTTGCAAAGCACTACAAATTCTGTGTACGGAACTCCATTAGACAGAACGATTGATACAACAACTTTTGGCACGCCCTTAACCAGTATTTTTAAGGAGTCCGATAGATCAGAAAAAGATAGCTTTGCTACCAGACTTCAGGCTTCAAGTAAAAGTTCTATTCTCGCACCACCAAAGCTAAATACTAGTTCGAACGATGAAACATCTACACAGAAATCAATTTTCAAATCAGCAGAGCAGAATCAATCACTATTTGGATCACCGAAAGAGCAGAGTAAATCAATATTTGGATGTGTGTTTGCATCAACGTATCAAAGTAAATTGACAGACCAAAATAAATCTGTGGTCGGAGCCACAGATCAAAGTAAATCTGTATTTGGATCAACAGGGCAAAATAAATCTGTGTTCGGACCCACAGATCAAAGTAAATCTGTATTTGGATCAACAGAGCAAAATAAATCTGTGTTCGGACCCACGGACCAAAGTAAATCTGTATTTGGATCAACAGAGCAAAATAAATCTGTGTTCGGACTCACAGGCCAAACTAAATCTGTATTTGGATCAACAGAGCAAAATAAATCTGTGTTCGGACCCACAGACCAAAGTAAATCTGTATTTGGATCAACAGAGCAAAATAAATCCGTGTTCGGACTCACAGGCCAAACTAAATCTGTATTTGGATCGACAGAGCAAAATAAATCTGTGTTTGGATCCACAGACCAAAGTAAACCTATATTTGGATCGACAGAGCAAAATAAATCTGTGTTCGGAACTTCAGATCAAAGTAAACCTATATTTGGATCGACCGAGCAGAGTAAATCAGTTTTTGGATCCACAGtgcaaaataaatcaatatttggATCAACCAACCAAAATAATTCCATATTTGGATCAACAGATCAAAATAAATCTGTGTTTGGATCAACAGACCAAAGTAAACCTATGTTTGGATCAACAGAGCAGAACAAATCCATGTTCGGTTCAGCAGATCAAAATAAACCAATATTCGGGTCCACTATCCAA AATAAATCAGTATTTGGCAGTAATGAGCCAGAAGTGAAATCAATTTTCTCAACGGACAACCAAAAACCGGTGAATTACTTTAGCAGTCCAACTCAAGGAAGTTTGTTTGGGCCAACGGTTCAGGCAGAAAGCAAGCTAAGTGATGTTCTAGGGCAGGCGAATACACAAGACACAAAAGCTCCAAACGTTGGAAGTGAAAAATCTGatgaaattgtaaataaactgTTGGTCGCAGAAAGCTTGTCATTTGCTGACTTATCGACGACAGAACCTGTTATTcaaa ATAAATCGAATGATTTTAAATGGGAAGGCGCTGGTCTGCAGCTTTTCTCATCAGCGCGTGATCAAAGCACAGACAATGATAAGACTGGTGATGAAGAATATGATCCTCATTATGAGCCTATTGTTCCGTTGCCTGATAAAATCGTTGTTACCACTGGCGAAGAAGAcgag GAAAAAGTTTTCGGGGAACGCTGTAAGCTATACAGATTTGACGAGAAATCTCGCGAATGGAAGGAGCGTGGGGTCGGCGAAATGAAGATATTATATCATCCAAATAGACAAACATACAGATTGCTCCTCCGACGCGAGCAGGTGCACAAGGCCGTGTTGAATATGTTGATTTTTATGGATTTGGAGTTATTGCCGATGAAGAACTCTAATAGCGCCTGGACATGGGCGGGAAGTAATTACGTGGACGGAAATGCGTCACAGGAAACACTTGCTGTTCGATTTAAATCTGTGGAACTGGCTAATAGCTTCCGGGATAAAGTCCTCCAATGTGTTAGG